TTAATATACCATTTAAAATATTGTTTATTAATGGTTTTGTTTTTAGTGAAATGAATAAAACTTATGTTATAAATACTGAATATATAGTTGATACTTTTGAATTTGATAATAAAAACGTAAATAGTTTAAATGGGTATAATTATTATAAATACAAAAATAATAATATAGAATATATTAAATTACCTATAGAAAGCGAAGAAAAAGATAGATTGGGATTATTAATAAAAACAAATAATAAATATACAGTAATAGATGTAAATAGAAAACATGATTTTGAAGATATTTTCTTTAATAAAGATGAAAAATCAAAAATATATATGGGAGAAGTTCTTTTAAGAACTGTTAAAAAAGCAAAAATATTAAATATAGAAAGCATAATTGATATGTTGAAAGGTTAATATGAAAATTAAATATATAAAAGAAATTTTAGATAAAATTAATCAAATAGAAAAAATATTAGTACAAATTCAAACTCCAAAAGAAGAAGAATTTGCATATTTAACTAAAATTATTAATGAAGTTGAAAATAAGATATATTTTTTAGGTAATAATGAAGATATTGATGTAGCTTCTACATTAAAAAAAGTATTTGTATATATTGAAAGATATCCTTATCAGTTTTTTATATTTAAGCATTTAATTTTTGAAATATTATTAAATTTTGAATCACTTTATAATTTATATAACACTAATGATATAGAAAAAATAAAAGGTTTAAGAGATAAATTAAATGTTAATATATTTGATTTAAAAAAAGAATTTGAAATAATAAATAAGAATAAAAATTATTATTATATTAATTTTACTTTAGATAGAAACATACCTTATTTTTATCTTTCAAGACGTAATATTTTATCAAGATTAAAAGAATATGGTAAGCCATATAACTATATTCCATTATCACTTGATGATGATAGATATACATACTTTATACTTGATTTTAAAATAGAAAATAATATAGATGTTTTATCATTACTTGAAGAAATTAAAAATGATGATGAAGCTATACTTGATTATAAGATAAATAAACTTGAAAATCATAAAAATATATATAATGTTAAACTTTATTTAGATAAAACAAATAATGAAACATATATAAATATTTCAGAAAAAATTAATAAAGAAATTTTACTTGATATTATACATTATGAAAATATGTATGATATTTATTTATATGCTAAAAATCAATTAGAAATACTTAATATTATCAATTCTATTAATAATGAAAAAATATATTTTGTGTTATCTAAAAATATTAACAATAGAGAAACAAAAGGTATAGCAGTAAATGGTATTAATGTAAATAATGTGGAAAAAATTAGAAAATTAATTTCTATAACTATGCTTGATAAAAAAATTTTAGATATACTATACCGTGATTTTGTAGATTTTATTGGTAAACAATTTTTAGAATATTTGAAAGAAAATTATAATATAGAAAATGGGAAATACATAGTTTAAACAGTGCAATTAAATTGTATTTAACATATATTTATGGTATAATAATAAGAAAAAAAGAGGTAATTAATGAGAACTAATAATAGAAAAAATAATGAGTTAAGAGAGATAAAAATTACTAGAGAATATATAAAATACCCAGAAGGTTCAGTATTAATAGAATTTGGAAATACTAAGGTAATTTGTAATGTTACTGTAGAAGAAAAAGTACCACCTTTTCTTAAAAATTTAGGGCAAGGTTGGGTAACTGCTGAATATTCAATGTTGCCAAGAGCAACTAATACAAGAAATAAAAGGGAAGCAAGTCAAGGTAAATTAAGTGGTAGAACTATGGAGATACAAAGACTTATAGGAAGATCATTAAGGGCTGCACTTGATTTAAAAAAACTTGGAGAAAGAACACTAATAGTAGATTGTGATGTAATTC
The genomic region above belongs to Streptobacillus moniliformis DSM 12112 and contains:
- the rph gene encoding ribonuclease PH, with the protein product MRTNNRKNNELREIKITREYIKYPEGSVLIEFGNTKVICNVTVEEKVPPFLKNLGQGWVTAEYSMLPRATNTRNKREASQGKLSGRTMEIQRLIGRSLRAALDLKKLGERTLIVDCDVIQADGGTRTASITGGYLAMEIAINKLILSGLLNENPIRAKVAAISVGKVNNELFLDLEFYEDSHADVDMNIVMNSKGEFIEIQGTGEDTTFTKQELDKFIELASLGFEKLFKL